The proteins below come from a single Dasypus novemcinctus isolate mDasNov1 chromosome 22, mDasNov1.1.hap2, whole genome shotgun sequence genomic window:
- the LOC131275185 gene encoding olfactory receptor 2AG2-like: MILIWLDSRLHTPMYFLLSQLSIMDFLYSSTIVPKIAIDFLSGKNTISFISCGIQLFLFAALFSAECILLAVMACDRYVAICHPLHYSVLMCPTVCVLMVVGTWLVALLNALVHVIYTLNLPYCSSRIIQHFFCEIPALLKLVCADTSLYENGIFISGVAFLLIPLSVVLASYCQIISTVLRLGSNLGMRKALATCSSHMIVVSLFYGTAIIMYFFPKAYHTPVQDEVVAVFYTILTPMLNPLIYILRNKDVAKALRKVLGRYTSLTY; encoded by the coding sequence ATGATCCTCATTTGGTTGGACTCTCGACTCCATACTCCTATGTACTTCCTTCTCAGTCAGCTTTCCATCATGGACTTCTTGTATAGCTCCACTATTGTCCCCAAGATAGCCATTGATTTCCTGTCTGGGAAAAATACcatttcatttattagctgtggaATTCAGCTCTTCCTCTTTGCAGCTCTTTTTTCAGCAGAATGTATTCTCTTGGCTGTCATGGCTTGTGACCGCTATGTGGCTATATGCCACCCTCTCCATTACTCAGTTCTCATGTGCCCTACAGTCTGTGTCTTAATGGTAGTTGGCACCTGGCTGGTTGCTTTGCTCAATGCTTTGGTCCATGTCATATATACACTCAATCTTCCTTACTGTTCCTCCAgaataatccaacatttcttttgtgagatcCCAGCTCTACTGAAACTTGTTTGTGCTGATACATCTCTTTATGAAAATGGGATTTTTATTAGTGGTGTTGCATTCCTCCTCATTCCATTATCTGTCGTTCTGGCCTCATATTGTCAGATAATATCTACAGTTTTGAGATTAGGATCAAATTTAGGGATGAGAAAGGCTTTAGCAACCTGTTCCTCCCATATGATTGTGGTGTCTCTCTTCTACGGAACAGCCATCATCATGTACTTTTTCCCTAAAGCCTATCATACCCCTGTGCAGGATGAAGTAGTAGCTGTCTTTTACACTATACTCACTCCCATGCTCAATCCCCTCATCTACATTCTTCGAAACAAAGATGTGGCCAAAGCACTCAGGAAAGTTCTGGGAAGGTACACCTCCTTAACATATTGA